The SAR202 cluster bacterium genome contains a region encoding:
- a CDS encoding helix-turn-helix domain-containing protein, producing the protein MRGLHLTERETKRAQILNLVLEGRCEASKAAELMGVSERHVWRMLSRYRQEGL; encoded by the coding sequence ATGAGAGGACTACATTTGACCGAGCGAGAAACGAAGAGAGCACAGATACTGAACCTTGTTCTGGAGGGGCGTTGCGAGGCAAGTAAGGCCGCTGAGCTGATGGGTGTCAGCGAGCGACATGTGTGGAGAATGCTGTCCCGGTACAGGCAGGAGGGCCT
- a CDS encoding MMPL family transporter, producing MKLSTESLARASSRRPWVTVAVWVLVMLGSGALVASMLQGALTTEFDFTNEPESKKAAILLEEHMDLNLRKANEVVIVRSDSLTVDSPEFQQQVSSVYSKVMALGPSVVDLGYNYYMTGDESLVSKDRRKTIIPFVMAGDLSDAHDNVHQIVDIVHETDASPQFDVLIVGDASIAAESNEYAERDLRRGEAFAIPIAIVILVLVLGAVSAAFIPLMLAVVAIGMALAMTALVGQAFEMSFFVVNMITMMGLAVGIDYSLFIIARYREERAKGRDKLDAISASGATAGRAIFFSGLTVVLALAGLVLVPGTIFRSLGIGAILVVIAAVLATMTLLPAVLSIMGDKVNLIRIPRIGLRTKKAEDNGGAGGFWNWVTYAVMKRPWVFLLITVGALVAAAVPFKDIETGFNGISTFPDSSKRKAAFAILDTEFSFGRVAPARIVVHGDIASPEVQAAIGRLRDALSRDPAFVGPSTVQPSPDGAIALVTVPVAGDPGSEVSVSAIKRLRSDILPAALAGTTATALVTGATAFNVDFFHITDTYMPIVFAVVLSLSFVLLTIVFRSIVVPLKAIIMNLLSVGAAYGLVVLVTQKGVGAELLGLHQSHIIDAWIPLFLFSVLFGLSMDYHVFLLSRIRERYDITKDNAGSVAYGLRSTAGLITGAAVIMVAVFGGFAAGEMVMFQQVGFGLAVAVFLDATIVRSVLVPASMKLLGHRNWYFPRALRWLPDVRVEASEAPENKVHAK from the coding sequence GTGAAGCTGTCAACAGAGTCCCTGGCCCGCGCCAGCAGCCGTAGGCCCTGGGTTACCGTTGCCGTTTGGGTCCTGGTAATGCTTGGCTCCGGCGCCCTGGTGGCATCCATGCTCCAGGGCGCCCTGACAACGGAATTCGACTTCACCAACGAGCCGGAGTCGAAGAAGGCGGCGATCCTCCTCGAAGAACACATGGACCTCAACCTGCGGAAGGCGAATGAGGTCGTCATCGTCCGGTCAGACTCACTGACCGTGGACTCCCCGGAATTCCAGCAGCAAGTCAGCTCCGTCTATTCCAAAGTTATGGCCCTTGGCCCATCGGTAGTCGACCTCGGTTACAACTACTACATGACCGGGGATGAGTCGCTCGTTTCTAAAGACCGTAGGAAAACGATTATTCCGTTTGTTATGGCAGGGGACCTCAGCGACGCCCACGACAATGTCCACCAGATAGTAGATATCGTCCACGAGACGGACGCGAGCCCACAGTTCGATGTTCTGATCGTCGGAGACGCTAGCATCGCGGCGGAATCGAACGAGTACGCAGAGAGGGACCTCCGCCGCGGGGAAGCGTTCGCCATCCCCATTGCCATCGTGATCCTTGTCCTGGTCCTCGGGGCCGTCTCAGCGGCTTTTATTCCCCTGATGCTGGCAGTTGTGGCAATTGGAATGGCCCTCGCCATGACCGCCCTCGTGGGCCAGGCATTCGAAATGTCGTTCTTCGTGGTCAACATGATAACGATGATGGGTCTGGCGGTGGGTATCGACTACTCCCTATTCATCATCGCCCGATACAGGGAGGAGCGCGCGAAGGGCAGGGATAAGCTGGACGCCATCTCGGCCTCGGGCGCCACGGCCGGCAGGGCCATATTCTTCAGCGGCCTGACCGTGGTCCTGGCCCTGGCCGGACTCGTGCTGGTGCCAGGCACGATATTCAGGAGCCTTGGAATCGGAGCGATACTCGTCGTCATCGCCGCCGTGCTTGCCACGATGACGCTCTTGCCGGCCGTGCTCTCCATCATGGGCGATAAGGTAAATTTGATCCGCATCCCACGAATCGGGCTCAGGACGAAAAAGGCCGAAGATAACGGGGGCGCCGGCGGGTTCTGGAACTGGGTTACCTACGCGGTCATGAAGCGCCCATGGGTGTTCCTGCTGATCACCGTCGGGGCGCTCGTCGCGGCCGCGGTGCCGTTCAAGGACATTGAGACCGGATTCAACGGCATCAGCACCTTCCCGGACAGCTCGAAGCGCAAGGCGGCGTTCGCCATACTGGATACGGAGTTCTCCTTCGGCCGGGTCGCCCCTGCGCGGATTGTGGTCCATGGCGATATCGCTTCGCCCGAGGTCCAGGCTGCGATTGGACGACTTCGCGATGCGCTCTCACGCGACCCTGCCTTCGTGGGCCCTTCCACGGTGCAGCCTTCGCCCGACGGCGCAATTGCGCTGGTCACTGTCCCCGTGGCGGGCGACCCGGGCAGCGAGGTCTCGGTGTCGGCGATCAAGAGGCTACGCAGCGACATCCTTCCCGCCGCGCTCGCCGGGACGACGGCGACAGCGCTTGTGACAGGCGCCACGGCGTTCAACGTGGACTTCTTCCATATCACAGACACCTACATGCCCATCGTTTTCGCGGTGGTGCTGAGCCTCAGCTTCGTGCTGCTCACCATCGTGTTCAGGTCTATTGTGGTCCCGCTGAAAGCGATCATCATGAACCTGCTTTCTGTCGGCGCAGCCTACGGCCTGGTTGTGCTCGTGACGCAGAAGGGAGTCGGCGCGGAGTTGTTAGGACTCCACCAGTCTCACATCATCGACGCGTGGATCCCGCTATTCCTGTTCTCAGTGCTGTTCGGCCTTTCGATGGACTACCACGTGTTTCTGCTCAGCAGGATCAGGGAACGGTATGACATCACGAAAGACAACGCCGGCTCCGTGGCCTACGGGCTGCGGTCGACGGCCGGGCTGATAACCGGGGCAGCGGTCATAATGGTCGCCGTCTTCGGCGGCTTCGCGGCGGGCGAGATGGTAATGTTCCAGCAGGTGGGGTTTGGCCTTGCCGTCGCTGTATTCCTGGACGCGACGATTGTGCGTTCGGTGCTTGTGCCCGCGAGCATGAAGCTGCTCGGCCACCGGAACTGGTACTTCCCCAGGGCGTTGCGGTGGCTTCCTGACGTGCGTGTAGAGGCTTCGGAAGCACCCGAGAATAAGGTACACGCCAAGTAG
- a CDS encoding TetR/AcrR family transcriptional regulator produces MQDICKEADLSPGAVYRYFDSKEEIIEASCDACQQQNATVMEKMTQQGGPIEMLDELVRHAFSGLGKEGYEDQLRLNLQWWSEAVRSPHLCDLLKRSTITPWVEALSGIIVTAQQQGRINPVVDPESAGRVLLAMWQGLVLQKAMEPDMDVQKYLTVAKTIYTGTLAKPIRSERGSAIS; encoded by the coding sequence ATGCAGGACATCTGCAAAGAAGCGGACCTCAGCCCGGGTGCAGTCTACCGCTACTTTGACAGCAAGGAAGAGATAATCGAGGCGAGCTGCGACGCCTGCCAGCAGCAGAACGCCACCGTCATGGAGAAGATGACCCAGCAGGGCGGGCCGATCGAAATGCTGGACGAGCTCGTCCGCCACGCCTTTTCGGGGCTCGGCAAGGAAGGTTATGAGGACCAGCTCAGGCTCAACCTCCAGTGGTGGTCCGAGGCCGTGCGCAGCCCGCACCTGTGCGATCTCCTGAAGCGCTCAACTATCACCCCGTGGGTGGAGGCGCTGTCCGGAATAATCGTCACAGCGCAGCAGCAGGGGCGCATTAACCCCGTGGTGGACCCGGAGTCCGCCGGCAGGGTGTTGCTGGCGATGTGGCAGGGGCTCGTGCTCCAGAAGGCCATGGAGCCGGACATGGATGTGCAGAAGTACCTTACCGTGGCCAAAACGATCTACACGGGGACCTTAGCGAAGCCCATTCGCAGTGAGCGGGGCAGCGCGATTTCATAG
- a CDS encoding heterodisulfide reductase — MKYAFYPGCVARGAAPELFASTIEVARRLGIELDYEPMRGASCTGAGVLQEKNQRLGDTLNARTFAMAEKAGLPLMVICSTCQGVMSQASKRFKDDPAYLAEINKDLAEEGLQYKGTVEPKHLLWAIIEDIGIDKLKAQVVKPLKGMKLAPFYGCYIVRPSAALGFAEHPEREDSLEQVIKAVGAEVVDFRGKTLCCGFPILTINQNNALKMVANHTLEAKGNGADAMVTPCPLCHLNLDGYQPAAAGLRKQPIDMPIIHLPQMLGMAMGIEPKALKLNKHLVSTKKLLSDLVLAP; from the coding sequence ATGAAGTACGCCTTTTATCCGGGGTGCGTCGCCCGAGGTGCCGCGCCCGAGCTGTTCGCGTCCACTATCGAGGTTGCACGGAGGCTCGGCATCGAGCTCGATTACGAGCCGATGCGCGGGGCGTCCTGCACCGGCGCAGGAGTGCTGCAGGAGAAGAACCAGCGTCTGGGCGACACCCTGAACGCGCGCACATTCGCCATGGCGGAGAAGGCCGGGCTGCCGCTTATGGTCATATGCAGCACATGCCAGGGCGTCATGTCGCAGGCGAGCAAGCGATTCAAGGACGACCCGGCGTACCTTGCCGAGATCAACAAGGACCTGGCAGAGGAAGGGCTCCAGTACAAGGGCACGGTTGAGCCCAAGCACCTCCTGTGGGCGATTATCGAGGACATCGGCATCGACAAGCTGAAGGCGCAGGTCGTCAAGCCGCTGAAAGGGATGAAGCTTGCGCCGTTTTACGGGTGCTACATCGTCCGGCCGTCGGCGGCGCTGGGCTTTGCCGAGCACCCCGAGCGCGAGGACTCCCTGGAGCAGGTGATAAAGGCGGTCGGCGCAGAGGTGGTGGACTTCCGGGGCAAAACGCTCTGTTGCGGCTTCCCGATATTGACTATTAACCAGAACAACGCGCTGAAGATGGTTGCCAATCACACGCTGGAGGCGAAGGGCAACGGGGCGGACGCCATGGTAACGCCGTGCCCACTCTGCCACCTGAACCTGGACGGCTACCAGCCCGCAGCGGCGGGGCTTCGGAAGCAGCCCATCGACATGCCGATCATCCACCTTCCGCAAATGCTGGGGATGGCTATGGGCATCGAGCCGAAGGCGCTAAAGCTCAACAAGCACCTTGTCTCCACCAAGAAGCTCCTGTCGGACCTGGTCCTGGCGCCGTAA
- the sdhB gene encoding succinate dehydrogenase iron-sulfur subunit, whose amino-acid sequence MTMDVTLNVKRYNPDAAKPASYNQEYRIDLEDGSSLLDGLIKVREEMDGTLALRCSCRSAICGSCAMRVNGRAVLACNTKMKDVMPKDGSPVKVEPAGNMGVVKDLIVNFDVFWGKIKAVKPWLQPEGPVPQGEYLAPNEAMLHLAGVMGCIMCGACVSDCTVLEVDKNFLGPAALAKAYRFVGDPRDAHEKDRLKDLTKYGGMWDCTRCMQCVQVCPKGVDPMGRIMKMRDKALAAGYNNTYGARHALAFTDLVRHGGHLDELRLPIKTFGIFNVKEMLKLAPIGMRSQMVGKVPPLFPKPIPGIQNVRRIFEKVEAKR is encoded by the coding sequence ATGACGATGGATGTAACCCTTAATGTAAAGCGATACAACCCGGATGCCGCCAAGCCCGCCTCCTACAACCAGGAGTACCGGATTGACCTGGAGGACGGCTCCTCGCTCCTGGACGGCCTGATAAAGGTTAGGGAAGAGATGGACGGCACCCTGGCGCTGCGCTGCTCGTGCCGGAGCGCTATCTGCGGCTCCTGCGCGATGCGCGTCAATGGCCGCGCGGTGCTGGCCTGCAACACCAAGATGAAGGACGTGATGCCGAAGGACGGCTCCCCGGTTAAGGTTGAGCCTGCCGGCAACATGGGGGTCGTAAAGGACCTCATCGTCAACTTCGATGTCTTCTGGGGCAAGATCAAGGCTGTCAAGCCCTGGCTCCAGCCAGAGGGCCCTGTCCCGCAGGGCGAGTACCTTGCTCCGAATGAGGCGATGTTGCACCTTGCCGGGGTTATGGGCTGCATCATGTGCGGCGCCTGCGTGTCGGACTGCACGGTGCTTGAGGTGGACAAGAACTTCCTCGGCCCCGCAGCGCTCGCCAAGGCGTACCGGTTCGTCGGCGACCCCCGCGACGCGCACGAGAAGGACCGCCTGAAGGACCTGACGAAGTACGGCGGCATGTGGGACTGCACGCGGTGCATGCAATGCGTGCAGGTCTGCCCCAAGGGCGTGGACCCCATGGGCCGCATCATGAAGATGCGCGACAAGGCCCTTGCGGCCGGCTACAACAACACTTACGGCGCGCGCCACGCTCTGGCATTCACGGACCTGGTCAGGCACGGCGGCCACCTGGACGAGCTGCGGCTCCCAATCAAGACATTCGGCATCTTCAACGTGAAAGAGATGCTCAAGCTCGCACCGATTGGAATGCGCTCGCAGATGGTCGGCAAGGTGCCGCCGCTGTTCCCCAAGCCCATTCCGGGCATCCAGAATGTGCGCCGGATCTTTGAGAAAGTTGAGGCGAAGCGATGA
- a CDS encoding FAD-dependent oxidoreductase — MFDHDVLVIGAGLAGMRAALAASQAGVNVAVVTKVFPVRSHSNAAQGGINAALTDRGDKWEDHAYDTVKGSDYLGDQDAIEIMCKEAGSEIINMEHMGTIFNRDAEGKLGVRAFGGQRQARTFFVADFTGQALLYVLHEQVMKSGVRVYEEWFVLSLIVEGGECCGAVVMEMKTGEVHTIRAKAVIMATGGIGRVFEPSTNALICTGDGMALAYRAGAPLMDMEMIQYHPTTLKSNGALMSEAARGEGAYLINKDGDRFMKRYAPNMMELASRDVVSRSEQTEINEGRGVNGCVLLDCRHLGEKLIKEKLGQIRQLGIDFANADMIKEPVPVRPGMHYVMGGIRTNYDGLTSIPGLYAAGETACVSVHGGNRLGANSLLDTLVFGKRSGQHAAAGVKSKQHAAGVTDAYSEAEKKKIQAILDRPADGGELFGKVRQELGETMNKYLAVFRDQQGMETAQRKVKELRMRYEKVIVHDKGRTFNTNLIFTLELGFMFDCAETVIVGALERKESRGAHTRTDMPKRDDANWLKHVVQFRTPEGPRIEDQPVKITQWQPQVRSY; from the coding sequence ATGTTTGACCATGATGTACTTGTGATCGGCGCGGGACTGGCCGGGATGCGCGCGGCCCTTGCGGCAAGCCAGGCGGGCGTTAACGTGGCCGTTGTCACGAAGGTATTCCCCGTGCGCAGCCATTCCAACGCTGCGCAGGGCGGCATCAACGCCGCGCTGACGGACCGCGGCGACAAGTGGGAGGACCACGCATACGATACGGTCAAGGGCTCCGACTACCTCGGGGACCAGGACGCAATCGAGATTATGTGTAAGGAAGCCGGCTCCGAGATCATCAACATGGAGCACATGGGCACAATATTCAATCGCGACGCCGAGGGTAAACTCGGCGTTCGTGCTTTCGGCGGCCAGCGCCAGGCGAGAACCTTCTTCGTCGCAGACTTTACCGGCCAGGCGCTCCTGTACGTACTGCACGAGCAGGTCATGAAGTCCGGCGTCCGCGTATACGAAGAGTGGTTCGTCCTTTCCCTGATAGTTGAGGGAGGCGAGTGCTGCGGCGCTGTGGTCATGGAGATGAAGACGGGCGAGGTGCACACAATCCGCGCCAAGGCGGTCATTATGGCCACCGGCGGCATCGGCCGAGTCTTCGAGCCCAGCACCAATGCGCTCATCTGCACCGGCGACGGCATGGCGCTTGCCTACCGCGCAGGCGCGCCCTTGATGGACATGGAGATGATCCAGTACCACCCCACGACCCTGAAGTCCAACGGCGCGCTCATGTCCGAGGCGGCCCGCGGCGAGGGCGCTTACCTGATCAACAAGGACGGCGATCGCTTCATGAAGCGGTACGCGCCGAACATGATGGAGCTTGCGTCCCGCGACGTAGTTTCCCGGTCGGAGCAGACGGAGATAAACGAGGGCAGGGGAGTCAACGGTTGCGTGCTGCTGGACTGCCGCCACCTTGGAGAGAAGCTGATCAAGGAGAAGCTGGGCCAGATCCGCCAGCTCGGAATCGATTTCGCAAATGCCGACATGATCAAGGAACCCGTGCCCGTGCGTCCGGGCATGCACTACGTGATGGGCGGCATCCGCACCAACTACGACGGCCTGACCTCGATACCAGGCCTGTATGCTGCGGGAGAGACGGCGTGCGTGAGCGTGCACGGCGGCAACCGCCTGGGCGCAAACTCGCTCCTGGACACGCTCGTGTTCGGAAAGCGGTCCGGTCAGCACGCGGCCGCGGGCGTCAAGTCGAAGCAACACGCGGCAGGCGTTACTGACGCGTACTCAGAGGCTGAGAAGAAGAAGATCCAGGCGATCCTGGACCGGCCCGCGGACGGCGGTGAGCTGTTCGGCAAGGTCCGCCAGGAGCTGGGCGAGACGATGAACAAGTACCTTGCGGTCTTCCGGGACCAGCAGGGCATGGAGACGGCCCAGCGGAAGGTGAAGGAGCTCAGGATGCGGTACGAGAAAGTCATAGTTCACGACAAGGGCAGGACCTTCAACACGAACCTTATCTTTACGCTCGAGCTTGGCTTCATGTTTGACTGCGCGGAAACGGTCATCGTTGGCGCCCTCGAGCGAAAGGAAAGCCGCGGCGCGCATACCAGGACCGATATGCCCAAGCGCGACGACGCCAACTGGCTGAAACACGTTGTGCAGTTCCGAACGCCCGAAGGCCCCAGGATCGAGGACCAGCCGGTGAAGATTACCCAGTGGCAGCCCCAGGTGCGGTCCTACTAG
- a CDS encoding cell wall metabolism sensor histidine kinase WalK, giving the protein MTMPRSLQWRIAFAFTALILVSMGAVSAYLIGYIRDRYTEDLEQRLNEVASLVARHAEYAVRSSASPSDLAQIAVTAGETIDGRVTIVSLNGAVLGDSHTPPLIQNDEGLAPEIQAAVASGLGKSTRNDRYLGEETLYIAVPAVVDGQPVAVARAGVPTSRVAANMRRIVTTVAVSALIVAVLAIAVAYLVAYRTSRSIRSVTEGARKLAQGDLDQRVHALSADETQQLADAFNRMAASLRDIVRDLSGERNKLSAVLETMADGVLVVGPDGRVELINKSAGEMLQVKAEVVTGRQLLAAVRDHDLRCLVSDCQEKGEQQHAEVEVAANRRVLSSVATPLAGKGGGAGVLLTLHDLTRIRQVDVTRKEFVSNVSHELRTPLASIKAMVETLEGGAMDERAVAADFLARIHKEVDRMSGLVKEQLDLAVLESGKEVLRPRPVDVRKVVEDVAGQMQEMARAKGIRLETAVPQGLPNVWCEEDRLRQVLVNLCHNAIKFTPENGVVTVSAASRSGMIEVSVTDNGIGIAREHLPHIFERYYKVERSRRDSGTGLGLAIAKHIVLAHGGHVSVNSAEGEGSTFTFTVPTAGKV; this is encoded by the coding sequence ATGACTATGCCCAGGTCGCTCCAGTGGCGCATCGCGTTCGCGTTCACGGCGCTAATACTCGTCTCCATGGGGGCGGTCAGCGCGTACCTGATCGGGTATATTCGCGACAGATACACCGAGGACCTTGAGCAGCGCCTGAACGAAGTGGCATCCCTGGTGGCCCGGCACGCGGAATATGCGGTCAGGAGCTCTGCATCACCCTCCGATCTGGCCCAGATCGCGGTTACGGCAGGAGAAACGATCGATGGAAGGGTCACGATCGTCTCCTTGAACGGCGCCGTGCTTGGGGATTCCCATACGCCCCCTCTCATCCAGAATGACGAAGGGCTCGCCCCGGAGATACAGGCCGCGGTCGCGTCCGGACTGGGCAAAAGCACACGCAACGACCGGTATCTCGGCGAGGAGACCCTCTATATCGCCGTTCCGGCCGTAGTAGACGGACAGCCCGTTGCGGTGGCCCGCGCAGGCGTGCCCACGTCACGCGTGGCCGCAAACATGCGCCGCATAGTAACCACCGTAGCCGTCTCCGCCCTCATCGTCGCCGTTTTGGCCATCGCGGTTGCCTATCTGGTCGCATACCGGACTTCACGGTCTATTCGCTCCGTTACCGAGGGCGCGCGCAAGCTGGCGCAGGGAGACCTGGACCAGCGGGTGCATGCCCTGTCCGCGGATGAGACCCAGCAGCTCGCCGACGCCTTCAACCGTATGGCTGCCTCCCTTCGAGACATCGTGAGAGACCTGTCGGGGGAAAGGAACAAGCTCTCGGCCGTCCTCGAAACAATGGCGGACGGCGTGCTCGTGGTGGGGCCGGACGGCCGGGTAGAGCTTATCAACAAGAGCGCCGGGGAGATGCTCCAGGTAAAGGCGGAGGTAGTGACGGGCCGGCAGCTTCTGGCGGCGGTCCGCGATCACGACTTGAGGTGCCTCGTGTCCGACTGCCAGGAGAAAGGCGAGCAGCAACACGCTGAGGTGGAGGTGGCCGCAAACCGTCGAGTGCTGAGCAGCGTGGCGACGCCGCTGGCAGGCAAGGGCGGCGGCGCCGGGGTGTTGCTCACGCTGCATGACCTCACCCGCATCCGGCAGGTGGACGTTACCCGGAAGGAGTTCGTGAGTAATGTTTCGCACGAGCTCCGGACACCCCTGGCGTCCATAAAGGCCATGGTGGAAACGCTGGAAGGCGGCGCGATGGACGAGAGGGCTGTGGCCGCCGACTTCCTGGCCCGCATCCACAAGGAGGTGGACAGGATGTCCGGCCTGGTGAAGGAGCAGCTTGACCTGGCTGTTCTGGAGAGCGGCAAAGAAGTGCTCAGGCCGCGGCCGGTCGATGTGCGCAAGGTGGTTGAGGATGTGGCTGGCCAGATGCAGGAGATGGCGCGCGCCAAGGGCATCCGCCTCGAGACAGCCGTGCCGCAGGGCCTCCCAAATGTGTGGTGTGAAGAGGACAGGTTGAGGCAGGTCCTCGTCAACCTCTGCCATAACGCGATCAAGTTCACGCCGGAGAATGGCGTCGTGACCGTTTCTGCGGCGTCGAGGTCGGGGATGATCGAGGTCTCGGTCACCGACAACGGCATCGGGATCGCCCGGGAGCACCTTCCGCACATATTTGAGCGGTACTACAAGGTGGAGCGCTCTCGCCGGGATTCAGGGACTGGGCTTGGGCTTGCCATTGCAAAGCATATCGTGCTTGCTCACGGCGGTCACGTGAGCGTGAATAGTGCAGAAGGGGAAGGGAGCACCTTCACCTTCACGGTCCCGACGGCCGGCAAAGTGTAG
- a CDS encoding response regulator transcription factor has product MAQETVLIVEDEENIQIAVKYNLQKEGYRVETAADGESGLELARSISPQLVILDVMLPGMNGLEVCRSIRRDATVPILMLTARGEEIDRVLGLEIGADDYLVKPFGMRELIARVKALIRRSTVAAASPSQPAARVLRSGDLEINVDSHVAMLRGKTLELKPKEFELLTLLVENKGRVFTREQVLDRLWGIDFIGDIRTVDVHIRWLREKIETDDAKPERIITVRGVGYRFEG; this is encoded by the coding sequence GTGGCGCAGGAGACTGTCCTCATAGTAGAGGACGAAGAGAACATCCAGATCGCCGTCAAGTACAACCTTCAAAAAGAGGGTTACCGGGTGGAGACGGCCGCCGACGGTGAGTCGGGCCTGGAGCTCGCCCGCTCAATTTCCCCCCAGCTTGTCATCCTCGATGTCATGCTCCCCGGCATGAACGGCCTCGAAGTGTGCCGTTCGATTCGCCGGGACGCCACCGTGCCGATCCTGATGCTGACCGCCAGGGGTGAAGAGATTGACAGAGTACTTGGCCTGGAGATCGGTGCTGACGACTACCTCGTAAAGCCGTTTGGAATGCGGGAGCTCATCGCAAGGGTCAAGGCGCTGATCCGCCGGTCTACTGTTGCGGCCGCCTCGCCTTCGCAGCCCGCCGCCAGGGTCCTCAGGTCCGGCGACCTCGAGATCAACGTGGACAGCCATGTCGCCATGCTCCGCGGCAAGACGCTTGAGTTGAAGCCCAAGGAGTTTGAGCTGCTCACCCTTCTTGTTGAGAACAAAGGGAGGGTCTTCACACGCGAACAGGTGCTGGACAGGCTCTGGGGCATCGACTTCATCGGCGACATCAGGACCGTCGACGTACACATCCGGTGGCTGCGGGAAAAGATCGAGACAGATGACGCGAAGCCCGAGCGGATAATCACTGTGCGAGGCGTTGGCTACAGATTCGAGGGATGA
- a CDS encoding universal stress protein: protein MESRGASRVLTRILVPPDGSSSAEQVIPYARGLARRLGSRIDLIQVIEPAKAASGAPGSGRLRSDPNERLKAQAYVNEIAAGIREDNVFAEGFVHDGDPAAYLVSQASRGFATNLVAIATRGRTGIDRVIKGSVSEKILQGSMAPVLIVHTRRAGPPKSEVLFNKIYVPLDGSEASERVLPPVTAMARQLGIGITMLGVADRPSDRFVPESEKSRPSFKEHEYNDTAIGYFQSMVDILQREGISPVDYRLLSGDPAGAILELINGEIPTTEAEEAKMESENLLAIATHGRSGIRNSLAGSVTNRVIRNTRGPIMVVRAR, encoded by the coding sequence ATGGAAAGCCGGGGTGCAAGCCGCGTGTTGACACGAATCCTCGTACCACCGGACGGCTCTTCAAGCGCTGAGCAGGTAATCCCTTACGCCCGCGGGCTGGCCCGAAGGCTCGGCTCCAGGATAGACCTTATCCAGGTGATCGAGCCGGCCAAGGCCGCGTCCGGCGCCCCGGGATCGGGGAGGTTGCGGTCTGACCCCAATGAGCGGCTAAAGGCGCAGGCGTATGTAAACGAGATCGCGGCCGGCATCAGGGAGGATAACGTTTTTGCCGAGGGGTTCGTTCACGACGGCGACCCGGCGGCCTACCTGGTGTCCCAGGCTTCCCGAGGCTTCGCAACTAACCTCGTAGCCATCGCCACACGCGGCCGCACCGGCATCGACCGGGTCATAAAGGGCAGCGTTTCCGAGAAGATACTCCAGGGGTCGATGGCCCCCGTGCTTATTGTCCACACCCGCCGTGCCGGTCCGCCGAAGTCCGAGGTCCTCTTCAACAAGATCTACGTGCCGCTCGACGGGTCCGAGGCCTCCGAGCGCGTGCTGCCCCCCGTAACGGCAATGGCTCGACAGCTCGGCATCGGCATCACGATGCTGGGCGTGGCTGACCGCCCCAGCGACCGGTTTGTCCCCGAGAGCGAGAAGTCCAGGCCCAGCTTCAAAGAGCACGAGTATAACGACACCGCGATCGGCTATTTCCAGAGCATGGTGGACATCCTGCAACGCGAGGGTATCTCCCCGGTGGACTACCGACTGCTTTCAGGCGACCCCGCCGGCGCGATACTCGAACTCATTAACGGGGAGATTCCGACCACTGAGGCCGAAGAGGCGAAGATGGAGAGCGAGAACCTCCTGGCGATAGCCACCCATGGCCGCTCGGGTATCCGCAACTCCCTGGCCGGCAGCGTGACGAACCGCGTCATCCGGAACACGCGCGGTCCCATTATGGTCGTCCGCGCGAGGTAG
- a CDS encoding CpsD/CapB family tyrosine-protein kinase has protein sequence MVTSPGPGDGKSTIISNISVTLAQTGKRIVVIDGDMRRPTMHKRFNLQTKEPGVSNFLAEPTTTVGQVLHKTAVEGVFVIPGGPIPPNPAELLGSPRMKVLIEQLKEQFDIVLVDSPPVLVVADSAIIAAQVDGAIAVVDGLKTRSSSLKAALDTLRNTQVNIVGVVINKLKRVRFGYGYNYPYYYDYYYYSYYYSYYAAEEGAKTNGHTPAYRKPLDWTRDLLAGKPKNPN, from the coding sequence ATGGTGACATCTCCGGGGCCGGGCGACGGAAAGAGCACGATCATCAGCAACATTTCGGTCACCCTTGCGCAGACGGGGAAGCGCATCGTTGTGATCGACGGCGACATGCGCCGTCCCACGATGCACAAGCGGTTTAACCTTCAGACCAAGGAGCCGGGAGTATCCAACTTCCTCGCCGAGCCAACCACCACCGTTGGGCAGGTGCTTCACAAGACCGCCGTTGAAGGAGTCTTCGTTATTCCCGGCGGCCCAATACCGCCCAACCCTGCCGAGCTTCTGGGGTCGCCGCGCATGAAGGTCCTGATCGAGCAGCTCAAGGAGCAGTTCGATATCGTTCTTGTGGACAGCCCGCCGGTTCTCGTTGTCGCTGACTCCGCGATAATCGCGGCGCAGGTGGATGGCGCGATAGCGGTGGTGGACGGCCTCAAGACCCGCTCGTCTTCGCTGAAGGCGGCCCTGGACACTCTGCGGAACACGCAGGTGAACATCGTGGGCGTCGTAATTAATAAGCTGAAGCGCGTCCGGTTTGGGTACGGGTATAACTACCCCTACTACTACGACTATTACTACTACAGCTACTATTACAGCTACTACGCTGCGGAAGAGGGCGCAAAGACGAACGGCCACACCCCCGCGTACAGGAAGCCCCTGGACTGGACCCGTGATCTGCTGGCCGGAAAGCCCAAGAACCCGAACTAG